In Amycolatopsis jiangsuensis, the following proteins share a genomic window:
- a CDS encoding ribonucleotide-diphosphate reductase subunit beta, which yields MTNVETTDATGLGEIEVGAARIDVDDKRMINARADVNQLLPMKYRWAWDKYLAGCNNHWMPTEVAMQADIALWKSTDGLTEDERQMLKRNLGFFATAESLVANNIVLAVYRQITNPECRQYLLRQAFEEAVHTHTFQYICESLGLVEGELFNMYREVPSISEKDAWALKYTQNLENPDFETGTPEADQAFLRDLVAFYVIFEGMWFYTGFAQILSLGRRNKMVGIAEQYQYILRDESIHLNFGIDCINQIKIENPHLWSEQFQAEVRGMLEDACELEVAYARDTMPRGMLGLSAQLCEQYMHFITDRRAQQIGLAPIFGETENPFPWMSEAMDLKKEKNFFETRVIEYQSGGALDWD from the coding sequence ATGACCAACGTGGAGACCACGGACGCGACCGGTCTCGGTGAGATCGAGGTCGGCGCGGCCCGGATCGACGTCGACGACAAGCGGATGATCAACGCGCGCGCCGACGTCAACCAGCTGCTGCCGATGAAGTACCGGTGGGCGTGGGACAAGTACCTGGCCGGCTGCAACAACCACTGGATGCCGACCGAGGTGGCGATGCAGGCCGACATCGCGCTGTGGAAGTCGACCGACGGCCTCACCGAGGACGAGCGGCAGATGCTCAAGCGCAACCTCGGCTTCTTCGCGACCGCGGAATCACTGGTGGCCAACAACATCGTGCTCGCGGTCTACCGGCAGATCACCAACCCCGAATGCCGCCAGTACCTGCTGCGCCAGGCCTTCGAGGAGGCCGTGCACACGCACACCTTCCAGTACATCTGCGAAAGCCTCGGCCTGGTCGAGGGCGAGCTGTTCAACATGTACCGCGAGGTTCCCTCCATCTCGGAGAAGGACGCGTGGGCGCTGAAGTACACGCAGAACCTGGAGAACCCGGACTTCGAGACCGGCACGCCGGAGGCCGACCAGGCCTTCCTGCGGGACCTGGTCGCGTTCTACGTGATCTTCGAGGGCATGTGGTTCTACACCGGGTTCGCGCAGATCCTGTCGCTGGGCAGGCGCAACAAGATGGTCGGCATCGCCGAGCAGTACCAGTACATCCTGCGCGACGAGTCGATCCACCTGAACTTCGGCATCGACTGCATCAACCAGATCAAGATCGAGAACCCGCACCTGTGGAGCGAACAGTTCCAGGCGGAGGTGCGCGGGATGCTCGAGGACGCCTGTGAGCTGGAGGTCGCGTACGCGCGCGACACCATGCCGCGGGGCATGCTCGGGCTGTCCGCGCAGCTGTGCGAGCAGTACATGCACTTCATCACCGACCGGCGTGCCCAGCAGATCGGCCTCGCGCCGATTTTCGGGGAGACGGAGAACCCGTTCCCGTGGATGTCGGAGGCGATGGATCTGAAGAAGGAGAAGAACTTCTTCGAGACCCGGGTCATCGAGTACCAGTCGGGCGGCGCCCTCGACTGGGACTGA